From the Catharus ustulatus isolate bCatUst1 chromosome 2, bCatUst1.pri.v2, whole genome shotgun sequence genome, the window TCTAAAAGCTAACAAAAATACCTTTCTACAAAAATTATCAAATCAGAAGTAGAACAATGCATTTACAAGCTACagaccttttctttcccccaagCCAGAGCCCTTAACTCTGTGTTCTTTAACAATTGCTAAACCTGGAGGTTGGCAGTTTCATCAtcacatcatcatcatcattacaACTACTGAATCTCTATTCTTCAGCATCTCAAGTGATACTGTATTACAGTACCTTCATTTTTCCAAAACAGATGCCTTCCTGTGAGGATAAAACATTCTGAACTACAACATCCACCTGCCCACCCATGAATAGAGAATCACTCTACTCACTACCTTAACCTTTGCCACATGAAATTCACAGAACATTCGGAAGGACTAACACCTCAGCCAAACCAAGAACACCCtgaagaaaaactttttctcTCCAACTCTATATTAGCCTGTAAGAGACAACTGCCACAATAACACACTTCATGCACTGAACACTCATGGCACAGACTATCTTAAGAAGCCCATAAGCAGAGGACAGACAAAGAGAAGCAAAAGCTACAGCAAAAATCTGTCCAATAAAATACCGTCTTTTATTGATACAAGTAATCAGATTATTCATTCACACAAATTTCTAAGGAAGAATTGCAGCAACACTGCCAACTAAGTGAATACTGTGTTTGTTTGATAACATTAATGCTCCCTCCACTTCAAATTATCCCAATATCCAGATTTTGACCTCTCTCTTTGTGTATATTACTCAGTCTCAGAtcagcatttttcttcagaCTTCAGGCAGCCTAAATATCTGCAATTTATTTACATATACAGACATGTGCAAGTGACTTTATTTACAGGAGATATTTATTTACATACAGACATGTGCAAGTGACTTTATTTACAGGAGATAAGACTGTTTGATCCTAGAAGAAGTGATGGTGGAAGCAACTTGTCTTCAAATAAGCAGCAATAACCAGCTTTCCAACACCTAGGACAACAGAAGCTCCTACCAAAACCAAACTTAGGAACATAGCTACAAAGTATTCTGCAAGTTCAGTATCTTCACCTTGTTCTTTACAGTGCTAAAAGACAGGTTTGCCTAACTGAACTTCACATGGCTCTCCAGTTAAACTCCCTTCTTCCTGCAGCAAACAGAAACAGGCACTTCACAAGCAGACATTCACTACAGCAATCAGTAAAACTCTACAAAGCAACTAATGCCATCACAGCATAAGATGAATATAACAAACCATCCTCTGTCATGAGAGGAAATGAGGTTACCTGCTTACACTGTACATCTAACTCTTACAGAATTTAAACTGATGTTAATTCCACCCTTTGTATTATGCAGATATTTGTTCAAGTGTCTCTTACTTTTTCTCAGTGCAAACTCTTCATCCGATGGCTTCCGCTCTGGCTTGCGTTTGGGAAGCAGTTTTTTCATAGTTTTAGGGCTTTTACTGAGATCCtgtataggaaaaaaaaaaatgtagcttCTAGACAGTATTTCAAGGATTTAACTTCTAAGATGCATACTGGCATTACTAACAAGAAACCTTTTTACAGCACCAATATTCAATATACTAATATTTTTTGCCATGTTCAATCTGCCTGAATTGGTTGATTTCCTCTCTATCCTTCCTCCAACTAATACACACAGTCAAGCATTTTATCTGTTCTATTAACAGAAATACACATAAAACGTGCTGCAAAGGCATTCAGCCTGTTTAGGAGCTAGAGTGAAGGGAAGAGGCAGGAATACATTAGCAGGTCCTTTTTCTGAACAGCTGAAGAGAACTCATTTCACTTGTCTACTGGGAAGCAcgtaaaaaaggaaataaggaaacaaGGTAACAAGGAAGCTTGGCAGGTACTATATGCTTTTGGCAGGTACTATATGCTTTAAAGCCCAAATTTTTAGAAGTATAGGTTTATTTTAACAGAAgtcaacagggaaaaaaaaacaaaaacaacacaacaaaaactacaaacaaacaaacccagctgcatttctgctcaAAATGTTGTCATGATAATTTACAGGAATAACACTAAGTTTCAGGAACAAATAGAAAATGCTGGCCTACCCTTTACCTTAAGGATAGAATACATCCTCTGTGAAAATACAGAACAAGAAAGTAAAAAGGTGACTGAGCAGAACCTACTAAAGACAATCAAGATAGGTTTTGAACATTATTGCATGTTAAACCCTATAAAGATGATTGAAATTTTAATACATTGGAGAATTTAGTGGCCTACGCATGAAAACATAAAAGGATTTAAagttaaattataaaataagcATACAGTACAGCCAAACAGAAGAATATCCTATAGCAGCTAAGTCTGAATACACATCTTGCACTGCAGATCAACTCTCACTTTTTCCCGTTGTTTAGGAGATTTACAAAATTAAAGTCACATACACACAGACAACACAAAAAATTTACAGCTTCCTACTGAAGGCCTGCcacactgttttttttcttggttgctGCATCTCACCTCTTTATagcagagagctgctgaaggCCGTAGTGGAGGTGCTGGCCGCAGGCAGCTCAGACTCCAAGGCTTGGGCGTTTTTGGAGGTTCCAGTGGTCCCCAGTTTATTGTGGTATGTGGAGTGCCATGATGTGATGGATGAGGGAGAGTGTGGTAGGCAGGAGTCAGTGGTATTGGCTTGCTGTCTGAATGCTTGCTGGAGGGAGTTACTGGGTGGGAAGGAAGCTGTCAATCAtaatgagaaaggaaagaaagcataTTATCATAACAGAGACAGTGTCATCAAGGACTGGTGAAATAATCTCACTTGCTATAGCATTTCTGTTTATTACAGTTGGCCTTTGAAAAAATTTACACTAAATTATCTTTTGGAAAAAAGGagcttcaatttttttattgtctacCACAGACAGAGCACAAACTAAGGAAAGAACAGCTACAAGCAGCCCTGATCCCACTTCTCTCACCACTAAGGGTGGAGCTAAATTTAGAACCATTCATATCCAACAATTCAAATGCAGAACCcaaaagaaattactgtttcTCCAAAGCCTGCCAAGAACATCACCAATTACAACCTACTGCTCTAAGTACACTTAAAAGAGGGTGGTGTGCACACTTggtcaaaacagaaaaagtaatgATAATGAACTTTCTTTCACCCCATTAAATTGTTGCGCTGAGTTTTAagaattttattcttcattCACACAGTTAAAGAATTATCTTTTTACCTACTAAAATACAGTGACAGAATTCAGTTCTTGTTACTAATGgctaaaaaaaaagcttcccaTGGTGTTATATTTGCCAGACAACCTAATTCTGCTCACTCACTTGAGTCCAGAAGCTCTTTCTTACCGTATGAGATGGCACAGAGTGAGGTTTAATGGTGGGATTCCCAACAGTTGTGACTTTGGTTTGCTTCTGCAGGTGATCCACCCATTCATGCAAATCTTGTTGGTTGTTACAAGATACTAATATCCTTTCAATCATATTTCCTTGGTGATAGAAATacataggaaaggaaaaaagaacactTTAGTCGATCTGACATGATTAAAAAAGACACTCATTTCTTAAAACATTATGCCCTCTCAATACTAAGCAAAAATTTAAGTCATATTTTCAGTACAACAGCATCCCACTTTTCCAGGTTGTAACACACATCCTCCATGTATTTATTCTTAGTCTAGCACAGGAGTTCTACTCTTTTCCCCTAGCTCTAGTAATTAAGCTCCAACAACAAGAGTGGGAGATAGGCTCATGGACCAGCCTTATGCTTCTCCATCTTCCCCAGAAAAGCCAGCACATAGCCTAAAATGTCATTCTTGAGTCTGTACACTACAGTAGAGGAAAAGTTGTAAAATAAGAGCTCACCAATCTTCTTTTAGAAGGCAGCATAAAATTAAAGCTAAGGCAAAAGTCTCTTGGGAATGTAATCTCTACCAAAGATAACTTTCATTTCTGCACTGAACACCATTTAACCCATCACATTCCCCTTGAGGGCACCTTCATATCTATTATTgcaaaaaaaccatttttttgtCAGCAAACAATTTCTTCCCCTGTGACTCATGGCATTGATATCATACTGGAGACAgttaaaatcagtttatttaaaTGCAACCTGCTTGGAGGTAGAGTTGATCCAGGAAATGAAGATACAACACTCCAGCATGGGGACCCTGCACTGCCCTTTAAATTGTCTCAGGACAAACATGATGAAATGAAACTAAACAGATAGAAATCACCCAGTATAACCATAATGGCAACAATCATTAACATTAGAAATGCTAAAGGAGCATCTCACTTTCTCaggaaagagatggaaaactcTTCCTCAAAGCTCTTCCAGAGCCTCTCGAATTCCTTCCTATTATTTCAGTAAATAGTGTACTTTGAACTGCTTCATCACAAAATATCTTCTCCAAGGCTACTGCCTCCATTCATTAAGATACAGAAATTCCAGGATGAATCCCATGCAAAGAGCTCCTTAACTGCTTAAGAGCAGCagtaaaaagcagttttcaagTGAGGTTCTGTCTAGCTGTGTTACAAGGTTTGTATAACCACATGATGGCTGAGGCTACAAGGGGCTTCTGTAGgtcccactccccactgctcaAGCACAGACACCTGGAGCTGGTTGCCTGGGATCATGGCCAGGGAGCTTTCCAGTACCTCCAAGGACAGCCATTTCCCcaggcaccctgtgccagtAGTTGGTCACCCTCATAatgaaaaagatgtttttctctgaTCACAGTGAGCATTTGGTGTTTGAAACAGTATATCCTGGAATAActagtaaataaaaatactaatgGGCAATACCTGatatttcaaatgcatttttatgatTTTCACTGTCTTCTAGTTTTGTAATAGTCATTCCCGTCATAGGCagttttccctttaaaaaaaaaagatggtaaCACAGACATTAAATAGAAAGCACATAAAACTTTACCAATTAAAATACTAACTTTACAGTCTGAAAAAAGACATTCATAGTACAATGGCACATACACCCCAATGAGTTTAAAAACATCTCACAATGGGAGTTTTTCATATGTCCATCTTCTGCAAATGACATCTGTGATGACAGTAAGTCTAGCTGATACCTACTCAGGCTACAAAATCCATGCAAATACAATAGTGATCATTCCTCAGTCTCGGGTTCTTGAAATTGAGACCTTCAGGATCATTCATATTACATGAATGGAAGCAGTAGTGACTCTTCTTTAAGCACATTTGTTTGCAAACTGTTTGATTAGTTCCCAGAATAAGGTCTGTACATTTATAAAGCAGCATTTTACTAAATAAATGCATCAATTTTTCactaaagatttatttttctaatcaTGCCACTACTAAATTCCCTCATGGAAATactttgagggggaaaaaaaaagcagtgaacaCCTTCAAATTTGTAAAACTTCTTCAGAAGAACATACTAATTTTGCAGAAGATCCCATTTAAAACCCAGTCAAGCGGTAAAAATAAAGCCAGTTTAGGATAACTTTTTGGCctttagaaacacagaataataaataaaattgagtaTTTTTGAGATGAAAGGCTTTGCCGAAAATGAAACTCCAATAAATGTTCTTTAAGACAGATCCTGTATTCTCCTGCACAGAAACACTATTCAGCAAATACTGGCAAAAGCACAAATACTATGTACTGTGGAATTTTGGCTCCATCAgagcaaaaagaataaaaaccaactttatgttttcctctttcctaAAGACAGCAGAATGGACAAAGGTTTCTTAGaagcttgaaaacaaaaaaattacttggcATTCTGTAGGCACAGAGCACGCTCAGGCCCAAGATAccaaagagaaaggaggagTTCTCTTGTGACAGCTTCCCCACTGAAGGAAACATGGTGGCCATACACACTACACAATGCAGCTAAAATttactcttttcccttttttcccatgtttGCTGGCTCATGATTAACACTGCATACAACCACAAGAGCAATGTGCAAGAACTGCTGACACAGGTGGGGAGGCAATATAGGGGTACACTGGTGACAGATGACCTGAACCACATGGCAAGAAAAAGCACAGTGTCAGCAATATAGAAAACTGAAGAGAACTTATGGATCATTTATATTTCCCTTCTTTTAACAAACAATTGTGTAGCCCTCCTAAATATAGTCCTTACTCCTTGTGACTTCAGCTTACCACTGCTAGAAGTTCTTCACATTAGTTCATGTGGTAGATATCAGCACTATCAACCAGAAAATCTGAAGCCTGACAACAACTGCCTTATTCAGAAATGCAGGGAAGGTGTCATGCTGGATGAGGCCTCCAGTGGCATAATCTCCCTGAGAATCACTGAGGGAACTGCATCATCTTCTGTCCATATCTATTCCAGTTCTGAGATGTgaacctcagaaaaaaatgtccagGAGGCCCACGTTATGCACTCTAGACATGGGCTCTGAGCAACTGTCTCAGACACCAACAGTGATGAAATAATTTCGCTGTGAAACATGCAGTCATTAAAATCTGAGACATTCTCAGTGATGGGACTATCACACATGAGGTTGTGAGGAAATTAAGAGTTTTGCTTTCAAGAGATGGCTGGATAGTGAACACTAAGAGAGGGCTGTGTCCATTCTGAGTAGAAGCTAAAgacaaataacagaaaattacttatttattGAACAATGCTGTGCACTTAGGAGATAAAGTGGGTGGGAAGAAGAAATGCAAGTGataggagaggaaaaacaaggTTTGATGGACTGTTAAATTTCATGTTGCTTGTTAACATACTAAATTTCCAGTCAGCTGCCTTTGTAATGAGTACAGACGAATCTATCCTCACCAGAAATTCTGACTGTGCCACCTGGAACACAAAACTAACTTGCTTTTTCTAGTACATTTTTCATCAACAGTGGGATAATTAGAAATGGCACAAAGTTAACAAACTTGACTGTCCATTTGAACTACCTaatgcagcagcatttcagacAAATCCATCTACAATTGTGGCAGGCAAGGTACGAATCCAAACACAAGTCTTAGAATGTAATGGTtcttaactaaaaaaaaaaagtcacattttgtGACTGATCACATAGGAACACCCAATGACCAACCTCCTGCGTTCCTTTGAAGCAGGCCAATCACTGCTCAGGAGAAGGGAATGAACAGTTCAACCATCTGTTTTACAGAAGAGCTTTTAGTAGGTAAACTCTGTCTTCTTTTAGAACTTCGTTGCAGCTTTTCCctgtattttgatattttacTGTGATGCCCCAAACCTGCACGGCATTATTTGAACATTTACAAGATTTGGAAGTCATGGATTGCACATTCACCTCTCCCAGGAGTATTTGAAACTATATACCCAAGATGCAAGTGCTTCTGTGGAACACAGCCTAGAGCTGCAGGGGACCAAGACAAATGGCACTGCTGCACTAGAGCAGTGGTTCCACCTCTGGAACAGACTGTGGGGCAACAGCCACAAGTAGCCTGCTAGGAAACTTGGGAGAGAGCTCAAAGACTGAGTCTACTGGCTGTGAGGAGAGGAATTGTGGAGTGAAACACCTGGTGCTAAGGTGCCTAGGGACACATTTCAGGTGATGCTACACTGgggagccccaggctggggccaGGGACTGAATGTCAGTCCACGTACTTGATCTTTTCCCATAGAGTATATCAAGCATACATTTGGAGCATGCCTTCCACTTCATCCAGAGGGAATCTAGTCTGTCAGCCCCAAAACAACTCCTACTCTGTGAGTCAGTGCTCATTagagagaaaaaactgaaagatgaatttttaaagtgtgCCACTGATTCCAAGATGAAACCCTAATGTGGATGCATCTAAACAAACCGATGGTAACAGCCTGATTCACACTAACAAAAGCTTAAAGGGGATGTGCAATTCTGTTAAGTCTCAAGCAACAGAAGAGCACTAACAAACCTATGCAGCAACACTGGTTTCCCACATAGATCTAAAAAGCTAGCAATACTTCCCCTCATCAGCTAACTAccaacaagtaaaaaaaaacccaaaaaaacagtGTCTCCTTGGTGACACTGCTCTCTTTTGTCACAGccacaaagaaaaccaaaccctgGGCTTCTAGGCCAGAATTTTATAAGACAGATGATCACTTCTTATTGCAGCTATTACCTTTTATCTTTATAAATGCAAAAGTTTAATAACCCTTCCAAATTTCCTATGAAATATCATTTGCAAAGAACACAACCCCCAACACATTTTTACACATACGTAAATGTATTACTTTACCTGATAGATAAACCCACTCATTCTTGGGCTGGCAGACAACATAAGCAAAATGTTAGGGAAGAGAAGAAGATAcctttcattcttttccttgttaaaagaagaaaatggaaaagtaaaTACACCATCAGAAGtccattctttcatttttctattaCTAAAAGCTATCAGCATTATAACTAGATGATTACTccacaaatattttcacagtGCAAAAGTATCTCTCCattgtattaaaaaattttaaaaaagaaaaaaaaaaaaaaagaaagaagactatttattttccatgtgaaaaGTACTACTAACACATGCCTATACTTTTTCCAGACGAGTACAgccttatattttaaaacaggaattttaCAGTCCGGGTAAAATACTGATCTGGTTTAATATGATAACAACTGTTTGGCCAATTTCAGTAAAACCAAAATTACTTACTGGATCTATGTCTTTCTATAATTTAGATGGATAATGTTACAGATGTATCAAGACTGTGGTCTCTCAAATTGGACATGAGATTTTTTAAACACTGGATTATGCCCAGAAgtagaaaaagcaaaggaataaTTACTACAGTCACAAAAAACCACTCATTACtttgttctggttttaattttctggttCCATGTATGAAGTTATCcattgtggttttgttttggggtatttttatgGAAATAGGAATGAATTTACTCTGAATCTACTGCTATAGACAACAAAAGGGAGAAGCATTAAAGTGTAATATTTTAATAGCAAGATAAGTATATCAACTGACAAAGCTACCATCCTAATTTCAAGCATCTTTGCAAAATTACAAGTCCTTAGCaaattttaatggttttaagTAAACATCTGTAAATGTCTGTATCCTTTTtagaaacacaaaaccaaacccaattGCTGTTGCACAAATGAAGCTGTCCTCTATCTTGTCAAAAAGCTATAATGCTAAACTGAAACTTCTAGAAGTCCATTATATTTGACATTTTACCTCATAATGAGAGTGGGGGATGGTGATTTGTTTTGCTGGCTTCAAAAAGATACATGACTGCAGAGATGCACTATCAGTTCTACTGAATCTTATTTATTTAACACCTAACAAAATATCTGAGAGAAAAATACCAAGTGACTAACTTTCAAATATTCAGTTGCataaacacttttctttttcttcatatttatgGATCTCCTTGTTCTAAGGGAGGAAATGGACTGAATGAGGCTGCAATTCAAAAGCCCTCATCAGGTTCAAAGCCTCATTGATTTTTCAGGAGAACAACAAGCAATAAAAACATGTCAGTAACCTGTATAATGTTGCCTTTCTGTTAGTACTAgcttttaagaatattttaacattatttctGGCAGGacaagtttttctttgttttatttgcttctttagtaagaaaaaaaatcacccaactTCGTCACTTTTAACTTTCTAATGTATCATCTTATTCTGTTTCTCAAAGAGCATTTGGTACTCAACcttgtatttcaaaatttaCTACTTGAACAATGTGCCCataacagccaaaaaaaaaagtttgtctCAGAACACCTTACAACACAGAAGTTTAAACCTTCTGCTATTTAAAACGCACCATAAAAACTGCTATGCACAATGATCCTGTAACAACACATGGAAAATCTTGTTTAACTATGCACttcgaaaaaaaaaaagccctgcaaaAATCATCTTACAATTTTTTAACTGCTGTATTCAGTCACTTTTCAGTAAATTTTACAGATGAGACCATCCGTCTTCAGGGAATTTTATTGcagattttgtaaaaaaatgCCTTAAATCAACAGAGAAATACTTTAGCTTAGATTACCATCTCTGAAACActctttatttctgttgcataataattataatgaaatttttattcaaaattggAAGAGTGACAGTAAAGATGAGAAGGACATTACCTCACTTCCAGCACACTGAATCATGACTTGGGACATGTAAATCACATTGCCAAGTGTTTTGATATCCTCTCCCTCCCAACAACGAATAGCTTCTGTCAGTATTTGCAGCTCAAGTTCTTTCCGTTTCCGTACTTCTTGACATTGTGCCTaacaaacacagggaaaaacatCATCTCTATAAACTCCACCAATTTGGAATGGGTTAAGGGTAGAAATACCATTAGTTGCATTTACTGCTGCTGTACAAGAAGACAGCACCTTACTTGAAGCATTTTCATTTAGATGACTATTaccaatatttttaataaactaGTTTtactaaattaaatattatgGTTTTTCAATACATTGACTTCAATTATCATTCCAAATTCAGTCATAGCTCTGTTACTCAATTTGCTCCTTCCCTTATGCTTCAAACTTTGGTATGACTAACCAAAAATGGACATGCTCAGCAGCAAAGAGTAACATAACTGTCAGAAATAAATGTCTGTACAACAAAGCATCTCCTTTCAGTAAAAAGAAACATGCCACCTGTGCAAACCATGAGTGTTTATAACCTTGTGTTTCTACTTTTATTAACTAACTCCAACCTGCTCTACTTCTAttcatttgaatttttctcAACAGAATTGTTTACTCTTGTTTGTACCACACCCAAGAGGATGTAATCCATAAACCTCTTCTGAACACTGATAACagaaaatttctatttaaaaaataaaagatgccAGGTTATCCTCAGCACACATTCCTAATAGGAAGTGCAACACATTAAGTTTCTTGAGACTGCATTAATCATTGCTTGTTGCAGTTGAGGcatagtttttaatttttttgtgaagaTAGTAGCAGGCAGCTTATCTGTTCCAATTAGGCTTCCTGTTCCAACTATTACTGCAAGTTTTGCATCTTCTGAACTTCACTAGCACTTTTCTCTTCAACCTCTCTCAAATCCAACACCATTCCCTGAGAAGGAatgcatgcagaaaaaaaaagtcagaacaTGTATTCATTTGTTGTAAAGAAGCCCTTCTTCGGGATACTAGTCATGCAAACACTAGTAGAAAGCGAGATGAAGTATGATGAGAGGGCAGACAAAGAGGTACAGAATACTTTGAACAACTCTAACACCAATAGTCTACTTATTACAACTCCCCAGCAAATAACCATCCTCAGCTCTACCCACATACAGCATTGATTTCCAGGCTTTCGAAAATTTATTACACATTTGTGAAAAAGCTTCATTTTGTAAGCAATAGAAGAAGATGTAATTAGAAAACATTCTTAAAATGTATTCTTTTATCACTCTTACAGAAAGATTTTTGAAGGCAGTCATGGATTTTTGAATATCTGGACGATCCGGATGATAATCCTAAAAACAATAGAGAAAACATATATAAACTTCAGTtccagcaaaattaattttaaaaaggtttaCAAGCTTAactaaaaacaaataaacaattcTGCAAAACTGAGCTTGTAGACTGTCTCTTCATGGTCTTCTTATATTAAACACTCGTGGGTCTGTCTTGTAGTAAACTGCAGCTAGTTAGCACAATCCTGGTCATACTTAAAATAGCGCCAAAGAAGTTTTACAAGACCTAGTGGATAAGAGATTCTGAAGTCTCAAGAGGAAAGTATTTACAGAGTTTTGTCTGGCAGGTTAGCTTTGTCACAAAGGTGATTCCCTACAGACTAACTAGCACGTTCTGCTGTCACTGGCTGACAAACCAATCTGTGTGACAAGATCCCTACAACTTCTAtttccctggtttttttccccattccaaGTATCTAACCTATAAAATGCAAAGGTGAAAAGAGCAGGTCCTCAAACACCTTTGCATCCTGTAAACATCACTTTTGGACAGCGTTTACCAGAAGTCAGACAGATGTTTTTGACAATGTGTTTGGCATGCTGAGGTGAAAAGCAGCACTCCCTCCACAAAGTGAGGCCTCAAGTAGTGTGCAGTAGACACATTCAATGTCAAGTCCACTAGAGACCCAGGAAGACTGTTGTAGCAATGATAATTAACTCCTCTGAATAGTTTTACTTTAAATGTTTAGCTTTGACTACAGTGACTTTTACATAAACCACTGCAGCCTGTAGTTTAGAAGGCCGACAGAAGAGCAAACAAATGCAATTTTGGGTCCCATCATGTTTGACATGtacctttaaaataattgttgtCAAATCATCATTAAGCTGGAACATAAATGCTGATAAGATATACCTCCATGTGCCTTTCAAGTTCTTTGA encodes:
- the ARHGEF7 gene encoding rho guanine nucleotide exchange factor 7 isoform X4 — encoded protein: MGSCSSQNAQKTGKGRKVLQNILETENEYAKELQTMLSNYLRPLQASEKLTLTNTSYLMGNLEEISSFQQMLVQSLEECTKLPEAQQRVGGCFLNLMPQMKSLYLTYCANHPSAVNVLTEHSEELGEFMEMKGANSPGILVLTTGLSKPFMRLDKYPTLLKELERHMEDYHPDRPDIQKSMTAFKNLSAQCQEVRKRKELELQILTEAIRCWEGEDIKTLGNVIYMSQVMIQCAGSEEKNERYLLLFPNILLMLSASPRMSGFIYQGKLPMTGMTITKLEDSENHKNAFEISGNMIERILVSCNNQQDLHEWVDHLQKQTKVTTVGNPTIKPHSVPSHTLPSHPVTPSSKHSDSKPIPLTPAYHTLPHPSHHGTPHTTINWGPLEPPKTPKPWSLSCLRPAPPLRPSAALCYKEDLSKSPKTMKKLLPKRKPERKPSDEEFALRKSTAALEEDAQILKVIEAYCTSAKTRQTLNSTWQGTDLMHNHVLADDDQSSLDSLGRRSSLSRLEPSDLSEDSDYDSIWTAHSYRMGSTSRKSCCSYISHQN